Below is a genomic region from Methanomicrobia archaeon.
CACGCTTCATTTGAGCAAGATCCCTTCCATCAGATCCTGCTCAACTTCATGGAGCATCGGCACGCCCGTGACCTCGGCCGCAAGCTCACTGAGCGCGGCAAGGTCGCTCCGATCGATCAGATCCAGCTTGAACTTCCGCGTGCCGGCGAGCAACTGCTTCAAGCCGAGCCCCAGCCGCTCGCTGAGATACGTGTACACACCCAGGGTAGACCACGGTATTTCCCTACCCAGTTTATCGCCGTATGCCGCCCTGAGCGTGTCGGTGGTGATAAAGAACTTCTCCGGGCTGTTACCGTATTTATTGGCGAAATCACGCGGCAATCTACCTTTCGCGGCGAGTTCCGCGAAATAGCAGGCCTTCATCGCGGCCGTAAGTGGTGCGCGCGCCATGGTGATCGATTTAACGAACGGCCTGTTCCCCACGAAATTGCCCAGTGCGAGCGCCTTGAACATCTGTGTCTCATTGACGAACCCCCCAGCCATACTTATATCAGGCACGTATCGTCCCGCACGTTCCAGGATCTGCGCACACCGCAAGACCTGCGCCTCTAGATATACGGTCGGCGTGCTCATCTCGTTCATCATTGGCACCGGACTCATGCCGGTGCCGCCACCGGCGCCATCAAAGGTAATGTAATCCACCTTTGCCTCCGAGGCCACGTGCATCGTCCATGCTACATCCACCGGGCGGTACGCCCCGGTCTTGATGGTAACGTACGTGGTGCCAATCTCGCGCAGCCAGTCAACGTCGTCGATGAAATCCGCCTCGTCGGGGAAGCCGACGCGGCTGTGCCGTTCAAAGGTCTTGAAGAGCCCGTCTCTGAAGGCTTCCTGGACCACCGCATCCTCGGGATCGGGCAACACGTAATAGCCTCGCTTCTTCAGCTCAATCGCACGGTCGAGCGAAGAGACCCGTATCTCGCCACCGATCGCCTTCGCACCCTGTCCCCATTTCCGCTCGATGATGTTCACCTCCAAGTTCGAGATCGCGTACTCATCCACCCCGAACCGCTGATCCTCGACGTTCGTCTGCACCGCGATCTCGCCATACGTGCCGTCCCAGTACTCTTTGAACAGTCTCACGCGCCGTTCCAGCTCCGGCGATTTCGTTATCTTGCCGTTCGTGAATACCGCGTTCTTGTCCACGCCGCAGACGTTCTCACCCACAATGACGATGATGCCCGAGAGCGCGGCACCGATAGCGAGCGCATCCCAGTTGTTCCGGCCCACATCGGTGGAGCCGAACGCGCCGCTCGCCAGGGGCAGTTTGAGCGGAATCCCGCCGATATTAGATTCGATATCCACATTATGGAACAGCGCGACATCAGGGTCAGGCGCGATCCCTTCGGCACCGCGCAGCCGGGAGAGGATATTGAAGTCAGACCAATCCAGCCCGTAACTCTTGTTCGACGATGCGGTACTCCAGCCAAACTGCTCTGGCTCAGGATACAACACCTCCCGACCCCTGAACGCGGACTTTCCCACTTCACACAGTACGGTACACTCCTTCACACAGATCGGGCACATGCCGCTCTGCGTGTTCACGTCCCTTCTCCTCACGGATGTTCCCGTGGTCGATCTCGCATTTGCATAGATATCAGACATGTTACTTACCTCACACCTCCTCGATTTTGCAGAGTGAACGGGAATGGATTCGTCAAACACGCGGCACAAAGCTCCATCTGGTCCCGCATCTGCCCATAATTCCGCGTCTTCTTCTTAAACGCGAACTGCTCGACCTCCTCTATCTCGTCCGCACTGAGCCGTCTCGTTTCTATCGTCCCGGCAAGCGCGGACGCGCAGACGAGCTCCTTGCCTGTCCCAGTGCGAATGATCACGGTCGTCCAGCCATCAGGCGAGCCCACCGAGCCCGCGGAGATATCCGCGAGCTGCGAGGAGGCATCTTCACAGATCTTACAGGTATCGCGTGTGCAGCGCTCAATATCCCTGAGCGGGATACTGATCTCTCGGTCCCGGGCAACCACCGTGAACTTCCCCTGCGCGACGAAGAAGCGCTCCACGGTTCGGATATCAACGCCTTCTTCTTCTGCGAGATA
It encodes:
- a CDS encoding FMN-binding glutamate synthase family protein; this translates as MSDIYANARSTTGTSVRRRDVNTQSGMCPICVKECTVLCEVGKSAFRGREVLYPEPEQFGWSTASSNKSYGLDWSDFNILSRLRGAEGIAPDPDVALFHNVDIESNIGGIPLKLPLASGAFGSTDVGRNNWDALAIGAALSGIIVIVGENVCGVDKNAVFTNGKITKSPELERRVRLFKEYWDGTYGEIAVQTNVEDQRFGVDEYAISNLEVNIIERKWGQGAKAIGGEIRVSSLDRAIELKKRGYYVLPDPEDAVVQEAFRDGLFKTFERHSRVGFPDEADFIDDVDWLREIGTTYVTIKTGAYRPVDVAWTMHVASEAKVDYITFDGAGGGTGMSPVPMMNEMSTPTVYLEAQVLRCAQILERAGRYVPDISMAGGFVNETQMFKALALGNFVGNRPFVKSITMARAPLTAAMKACYFAELAAKGRLPRDFANKYGNSPEKFFITTDTLRAAYGDKLGREIPWSTLGVYTYLSERLGLGLKQLLAGTRKFKLDLIDRSDLAALSELAAEVTGVPMLHEVEQDLMEGILLK